Proteins encoded within one genomic window of Deinococcus metallilatus:
- a CDS encoding multicopper oxidase family protein produces the protein MNDRNGSDRSVGPSGPVGMEDMGSPPRVGRPQMTAVTVLTLLALAGGVLLSARYGDLGMRASAMQNGTMPGMTVGGSGQATPVSQLPDTPVQTPTKMGSLVMPPGMIMTASTPMEAMADMAAVDLGKVSSTAPPNARGDQPLTPRVENGVKVFQLETSLIRWNILPGTQVAAYAVNRQVPGPRLRLTEGDRVRIIVKNTLPEPTTLHWHGLVVPNAMDGAADVTQPPIPPGGSFTYEFTVRQVGTYFYHSHTAVDRQEGLGLYGALIVDPRDRAGEPRADAEYTLQLQEWTFKDGYTFPAMLMEGLLPNFFTINGKAYPATDTIRMKIGQTVRLRFIGSNNNFIHPMHVHGGPFEVVARDGETLAPSARFRADTINVGPGQRYDVIWTAREKGTWLIHCHIPHHLTNDNVEVQGGGGLTMAIVVS, from the coding sequence ATGAACGACCGCAACGGCAGTGACCGCAGCGTGGGGCCATCCGGCCCGGTGGGCATGGAGGACATGGGGAGCCCGCCCCGGGTCGGCAGGCCGCAGATGACTGCCGTCACCGTCCTGACGCTGCTCGCCCTGGCGGGAGGCGTGCTGCTCTCGGCCCGGTATGGCGACCTCGGCATGAGGGCCAGCGCCATGCAGAATGGGACGATGCCCGGCATGACCGTGGGAGGAAGCGGCCAGGCCACGCCGGTGTCGCAGCTTCCCGACACGCCCGTCCAGACGCCGACCAAGATGGGCAGCCTGGTGATGCCGCCCGGCATGATCATGACCGCCAGCACGCCGATGGAGGCGATGGCCGACATGGCGGCCGTGGACCTGGGCAAGGTCAGCTCCACCGCCCCCCCGAACGCGCGTGGCGATCAGCCGCTCACGCCCCGGGTCGAGAACGGCGTGAAGGTGTTTCAGCTCGAAACCTCGCTGATCCGCTGGAACATCCTGCCCGGAACGCAGGTCGCGGCCTACGCCGTGAACCGGCAGGTCCCGGGGCCGCGCCTGCGCCTCACCGAGGGAGACCGTGTCCGCATCATCGTGAAGAACACCCTGCCCGAGCCCACCACCCTCCACTGGCACGGCCTGGTGGTGCCCAATGCGATGGACGGTGCGGCGGACGTCACCCAGCCGCCCATTCCCCCGGGCGGGAGCTTCACCTACGAGTTCACGGTGAGGCAGGTCGGGACCTACTTCTACCACTCACACACCGCGGTGGATCGCCAGGAGGGCCTGGGGCTCTACGGGGCGCTGATCGTTGATCCCAGGGACCGGGCGGGCGAGCCGCGGGCAGACGCCGAATACACCCTGCAGTTGCAGGAGTGGACCTTCAAGGACGGCTACACCTTTCCCGCCATGCTCATGGAGGGCCTGCTGCCGAACTTCTTCACCATCAACGGCAAGGCCTATCCCGCCACCGACACCATCCGGATGAAGATCGGCCAGACGGTGAGGCTGCGCTTTATTGGCAGCAACAACAACTTCATCCACCCCATGCATGTCCACGGCGGGCCATTCGAGGTCGTGGCCCGCGACGGCGAGACCCTGGCCCCCTCGGCCCGCTTCCGGGCCGACACCATCAACGTCGGGCCGGGGCAACGCTACGACGTGATCTGGACGGCGCGCGAGAAGGGCACCTGGCTGATTCACTGCCACATCCCCCACCACCTCACCAATGACAACGTGGAGGTCCAGGGGGGTGGCGGCCTCACGATGGCCATCGTCGTGAGCTGA
- a CDS encoding sialidase family protein, with the protein MTANTRHAPRTGRRAALPLALLVAAGLGGALWWQTQGAGVRAAGRLSGDFHALRVLPDGRLLYGQHAGVSVSTDGGRTWGAADGAGDAMALAPAAGGTLVMAGHDVLKVSRDGGTTWQDAGFGTLPGTDIHGFVALPGRPGVWYANIAGRGLYRTENGQDWRFVSPETAGVMALAAGPGETPRLYALSMGEGLIVSDDGTTWQRAGDAPQAAGLGLDVHPVSGNVYLAGPAGVARSEDRGASWMNLGLPEGALLVTADPRDETRLYAAGESGLLYRSVDGGKTWSQ; encoded by the coding sequence ATGACGGCGAACACCCGTCACGCCCCCCGCACCGGGCGCCGCGCGGCGTTGCCCCTGGCCCTGCTGGTCGCGGCCGGGCTGGGCGGCGCGCTGTGGTGGCAGACGCAGGGTGCTGGGGTTCGGGCCGCAGGGCGGCTGAGCGGCGACTTCCACGCCCTGCGGGTCCTCCCGGATGGCCGCCTGCTGTACGGGCAGCATGCGGGCGTCTCGGTCAGCACGGACGGGGGCCGGACCTGGGGCGCCGCCGACGGTGCCGGAGACGCCATGGCGCTCGCCCCGGCGGCGGGCGGCACCCTGGTCATGGCCGGGCATGACGTGCTGAAGGTCAGCCGGGACGGCGGGACGACCTGGCAGGACGCGGGGTTCGGAACCCTCCCGGGCACGGACATTCACGGCTTCGTGGCCCTGCCGGGTCGACCCGGCGTGTGGTACGCGAACATCGCCGGAAGGGGCCTCTACCGCACGGAGAACGGGCAGGACTGGCGCTTCGTGTCCCCGGAGACGGCGGGCGTGATGGCGCTCGCGGCAGGTCCGGGGGAGACCCCGCGGCTCTATGCCCTGAGCATGGGTGAGGGGCTGATCGTCTCGGACGACGGCACGACCTGGCAACGGGCCGGGGACGCGCCGCAGGCGGCGGGTTTGGGCCTGGACGTTCACCCGGTGAGCGGCAATGTGTACCTCGCCGGTCCGGCTGGCGTGGCCCGCTCGGAGGACCGGGGCGCGAGCTGGATGAACCTGGGGCTGCCCGAGGGCGCCCTGCTGGTCACCGCCGACCCGCGGGACGAGACGAGGCTGTACGCCGCGGGTGAGAGCGGCCTCCTGTACCGCTCGGTGGACGGGGGGAAGACTTGGAGCCAGTGA
- a CDS encoding response regulator transcription factor — MERILVIDDDGGVTAALKRGLTFEGYAVEVAASGESGLRLLRGQTPDLVILDVMMPGVDGLEVLRRLRAAGDDTPVLLLTARDEDRDQIAGLEAGADDYVVKPFTFDVLLARVRTLLRRRRTERPTVLRCADLTLEVEGHVVRRGGRVVPLTHLEFRLLRELLEGQGRVLSKQRLLDRVWDKSYFGDVNVVEVCVKQLRHKLEEPGEERLIHTVRGAGYVLRRE, encoded by the coding sequence ATGGAACGCATCCTGGTGATTGATGACGACGGGGGGGTCACGGCGGCCCTCAAGCGGGGCCTCACCTTCGAGGGGTACGCCGTGGAGGTGGCCGCGTCGGGCGAGTCGGGCCTCCGCCTCCTGCGGGGCCAGACCCCTGACCTGGTGATCCTCGACGTGATGATGCCGGGGGTGGACGGGCTGGAGGTGCTGCGCCGGCTGCGCGCCGCCGGGGATGACACCCCCGTGCTGCTGCTGACTGCGCGCGACGAGGACCGGGACCAGATCGCGGGGCTGGAGGCGGGGGCCGACGACTACGTCGTGAAGCCCTTTACCTTCGACGTGCTGCTCGCGCGGGTGCGGACCCTCCTGCGCCGCCGCCGGACAGAGCGCCCCACGGTCCTGCGCTGTGCCGACCTGACGCTGGAGGTCGAGGGGCACGTGGTCCGCCGGGGGGGGCGGGTCGTGCCGCTCACCCACCTCGAGTTCAGGCTGTTGCGGGAGCTGCTGGAAGGCCAGGGCCGGGTGCTGTCCAAGCAGCGGCTGCTCGACCGGGTGTGGGACAAGTCGTATTTCGGAGACGTGAACGTCGTGGAGGTATGCGTGAAGCAGTTGCGCCACAAGCTGGAGGAACCCGGGGAAGAGCGCCTGATCCACACCGTGCGCGGCGCCGGGTACGTGCTGCGCCGGGAGTGA
- a CDS encoding type II glyceraldehyde-3-phosphate dehydrogenase — MKSAKVRVAVNGYGVIGKRVADAVSAQDDMELVGVADVVPDYRIRVAVERGYPVYASLPERSGELQAAGVPVAGTLQDLLAQVDVVVDCAPKRVAAANQAAYQAAGVKPIWQGGEKHELAGYSFVAQVNYEGALNRDSARVVSCNTTALSRISHALHGRGLARRVRAVLMRRATDPWESHRNGMINTATPETKVPSHQGPDAQTVIPGLDITTLAGAGPYNLSHLHFAMIETTRPVDVEELRAILLETPRVALVRAADGLEALNSVMELMRDLRRPRGDMWEVAVWEDALASDGREVYLTFQVHNEAIVIPENVDCIRALSGTEPDAARSIAKTDASLGITRHFLPSSRPPRVTPGQGTPAGSKGAEEPTAPR; from the coding sequence ATGAAATCAGCCAAGGTGCGGGTGGCCGTCAACGGCTACGGTGTCATCGGCAAGCGCGTCGCGGACGCGGTGAGCGCGCAGGACGACATGGAACTTGTGGGCGTGGCGGATGTGGTGCCGGACTACCGCATCCGTGTCGCGGTCGAGCGCGGGTACCCAGTGTACGCCAGCCTCCCGGAAAGGTCGGGCGAGTTGCAGGCCGCCGGGGTGCCGGTGGCCGGAACGCTCCAGGACCTGCTGGCGCAGGTGGACGTGGTGGTGGACTGCGCCCCCAAGAGGGTCGCGGCCGCCAACCAGGCCGCGTACCAGGCGGCGGGCGTCAAGCCAATTTGGCAGGGGGGGGAGAAGCACGAACTGGCGGGGTACTCGTTCGTGGCGCAGGTGAATTACGAGGGGGCACTGAACCGCGACTCCGCGCGGGTGGTGTCCTGCAATACCACCGCCCTCAGCCGGATCAGCCACGCGCTGCACGGGCGTGGCCTGGCCAGACGCGTGCGGGCCGTGCTGATGCGGCGGGCGACCGACCCGTGGGAGTCGCACCGGAACGGCATGATCAACACGGCCACCCCGGAAACGAAGGTGCCCAGCCATCAGGGACCGGACGCCCAGACGGTGATCCCGGGGCTCGACATCACCACCCTGGCCGGGGCGGGCCCCTACAACCTCAGCCACCTGCACTTCGCGATGATCGAGACGACGCGCCCCGTGGACGTGGAAGAGTTGCGCGCGATTCTGCTGGAAACGCCGCGCGTGGCCCTGGTGCGCGCGGCGGATGGCCTGGAGGCGCTCAACAGCGTGATGGAGTTGATGCGCGACCTCCGGCGCCCCCGCGGCGACATGTGGGAAGTGGCGGTCTGGGAGGACGCCCTGGCCAGCGACGGGCGCGAAGTGTACCTCACTTTCCAGGTGCACAACGAGGCCATCGTGATTCCCGAGAACGTGGACTGCATCCGGGCGCTCAGCGGCACCGAGCCGGACGCGGCGCGGTCCATCGCGAAAACGGACGCCAGCCTGGGCATCACCCGCCACTTTCTGCCCTCCTCCCGGCCACCACGGGTGACGCCGGGTCAAGGAACGCCTGCCGGTTCCAAGGGGGCCGAAGAGCCGACGGCCCCCCGGTGA
- a CDS encoding DUF4396 domain-containing protein: MVDLDTVLRVWFVLAALTTLYVAWDAFANNPEMKVMKWGWVFVTAYTGPVGAALYVLSCQAPVAGQHPEFIRPLWKQGLGSAIHCLAGDATGIILAAAVTGLLGWPMGFDLLAEYVFGFLFSLLIFQALFMRNMLGGSYLAALRRSLLPEFLSMNVMMAGMAPVMVLLMSRDMAAMEPTSLRFWGVMSLAAVVGLAFAYPINVWLVSVRSKEGMGTVLALGRGGHSLTAERHLAAARAERPLAPVPPASPSMKGMES, translated from the coding sequence GTGGTTGACCTCGACACCGTGTTGCGGGTCTGGTTCGTCCTGGCCGCCCTCACCACGCTGTACGTGGCCTGGGACGCCTTTGCCAACAATCCCGAGATGAAGGTCATGAAGTGGGGGTGGGTGTTTGTCACGGCGTACACCGGACCGGTCGGCGCGGCGCTGTACGTGCTGTCCTGTCAGGCCCCTGTCGCCGGGCAGCACCCGGAGTTCATCCGTCCCCTGTGGAAGCAGGGCCTGGGGTCCGCCATCCACTGCCTGGCGGGGGACGCCACCGGCATCATCCTGGCCGCCGCTGTCACCGGGCTGCTGGGGTGGCCGATGGGGTTCGACCTGCTGGCGGAGTACGTCTTCGGCTTTCTGTTCAGCCTGCTGATCTTCCAGGCGCTGTTCATGCGGAACATGCTGGGCGGCTCGTACCTGGCGGCGCTGCGCCGCAGCCTGCTGCCCGAGTTCCTGTCGATGAACGTGATGATGGCAGGCATGGCACCGGTGATGGTCCTGCTGATGAGCCGGGACATGGCCGCGATGGAACCTACCTCGCTGCGTTTCTGGGGCGTGATGTCGCTTGCGGCGGTCGTGGGGCTGGCCTTCGCCTATCCCATCAACGTCTGGCTGGTGAGCGTCCGTTCCAAGGAAGGGATGGGGACCGTCCTGGCCCTCGGGCGGGGCGGCCACAGCCTGACGGCCGAGCGTCACCTCGCTGCCGCCCGTGCGGAACGGCCCCTGGCCCCCGTGCCTCCCGCCAGCCCCAGCATGAAAGGAATGGAATCATGA
- a CDS encoding Rieske (2Fe-2S) protein — MNAPGSGASRTGERVRVGRVADLPEGSQTSVRVGDQNVLVIRDQGRFYALRNLCTHQNFPLEGGPVEDGAITCPKHGARFDLETGRALRLPAVKPVRLFRAEVEGEEVYVSPL; from the coding sequence GTGAACGCACCAGGTTCAGGGGCGAGCCGGACGGGGGAGCGTGTCCGGGTCGGTCGGGTCGCCGACCTGCCCGAGGGTAGCCAGACCAGCGTCCGGGTGGGGGACCAGAACGTCCTCGTCATCCGGGATCAGGGCAGGTTCTACGCACTGCGCAATCTCTGCACCCACCAGAACTTTCCGCTGGAGGGTGGCCCGGTGGAGGACGGCGCGATCACCTGCCCCAAGCACGGGGCAAGATTCGATCTCGAGACCGGCCGGGCCCTGCGGCTGCCCGCCGTGAAGCCCGTGCGGCTCTTTCGCGCTGAGGTCGAGGGGGAGGAAGTCTATGTCTCACCGCTGTAA
- a CDS encoding phenylacetate--CoA ligase family protein, whose amino-acid sequence MNARLLAEVLLKRRTLRTHDAWSRQQLERHQERALATLRRFALARSPFYRRFHQGLEDRPLHELPVLTKSELMSRYDELVTDRAVHLEDVRAHLAAPGGGKPFLGRYQVNATAGSTGHPGLFLFNREEWSWVLASYARMYAWSGIRADLTHHPRLAVVSTTHPWHQSASVGASVQSPLVPTLRLDADQPLPELVAALNAWQPEGLVAYAGTAHQLAGAQLSGELHIRPRAVLTASEVLTGEARRRITSAWGKRPFNEYGATETAGIAGECAHHDGLHLYEDLLVIEVVDAHHRPVPPGETGERLLVSVLFSRTLPLIRYELTDRVRLDTGRCACGMPYRRLTAIEGRAEEVLRLPGARGTVVTVHPNVFHDLMDAVPVSQWQVVLTGSAVRVRVTGPGATLTPGSVEANVAAALERRGVISPDVRVEVVEQLSRTALGKTPLIRVESAEPPGRADR is encoded by the coding sequence ATGAATGCCCGGCTGCTGGCAGAGGTGCTGCTCAAGCGGCGAACCCTGCGAACCCATGACGCCTGGAGCCGCCAGCAACTGGAACGCCATCAGGAGCGGGCGCTCGCCACGCTGCGGCGTTTCGCGCTCGCCCGTTCGCCGTTCTACCGGCGCTTCCACCAGGGGCTCGAAGACCGGCCGCTGCATGAATTGCCGGTTCTCACCAAGAGCGAGCTGATGAGCCGGTACGACGAGCTGGTCACCGACCGCGCCGTGCACCTGGAAGACGTCCGCGCCCACCTGGCTGCCCCAGGCGGCGGGAAGCCGTTCCTGGGGCGGTACCAGGTGAATGCGACGGCGGGCAGCACCGGGCACCCCGGACTGTTCCTGTTCAACCGGGAGGAGTGGTCCTGGGTGCTCGCCTCCTATGCCCGGATGTACGCCTGGAGCGGCATCCGGGCGGATCTCACGCATCATCCCCGCCTCGCGGTGGTCAGCACCACCCACCCCTGGCACCAGTCCGCCAGCGTGGGCGCGAGCGTTCAAAGTCCCCTGGTCCCCACCCTGCGCCTTGACGCAGACCAGCCCCTGCCCGAACTCGTCGCGGCGCTGAATGCCTGGCAGCCCGAGGGGCTGGTGGCCTATGCCGGGACCGCCCACCAGCTCGCCGGGGCCCAACTGTCGGGTGAATTGCACATCCGCCCCAGGGCCGTCCTCACGGCGTCGGAGGTGCTAACCGGTGAGGCGCGGCGCCGCATCACCAGCGCGTGGGGCAAGCGCCCCTTCAACGAGTACGGCGCGACCGAGACGGCCGGGATCGCCGGGGAGTGCGCGCATCACGACGGGCTCCACCTGTACGAGGATCTCCTCGTGATCGAGGTGGTCGATGCGCACCACCGGCCCGTGCCCCCGGGCGAGACGGGCGAGCGGCTGCTCGTCTCAGTGCTGTTCAGCCGCACGTTGCCCCTGATCCGGTATGAACTGACAGACCGGGTCCGCCTCGACACGGGCAGGTGTGCCTGCGGCATGCCGTACCGGCGCCTCACGGCCATCGAGGGCCGGGCGGAAGAGGTCCTGCGCTTGCCCGGCGCCAGGGGGACCGTCGTGACGGTCCACCCCAATGTCTTCCACGATCTGATGGATGCCGTGCCGGTCAGCCAGTGGCAGGTCGTGCTCACCGGATCGGCCGTTCGGGTGCGGGTCACCGGCCCCGGGGCCACCTTGACCCCGGGGAGCGTCGAGGCGAACGTGGCCGCCGCCCTGGAGAGGCGGGGGGTGATCTCCCCGGACGTACGCGTGGAGGTGGTGGAGCAACTTTCCCGGACCGCGCTGGGCAAGACGCCGCTGATCCGGGTGGAGTCCGCAGAGCCGCCCGGGAGGGCGGACCGCTGA
- a CDS encoding cytochrome D1 domain-containing protein → MLQVVPLLGLFLGVSAATTLGGGGAPDVRGSVWVADETTGSLTVIDAATRRVQATLTGVPSPHNVQLAPGGKSVWAVLGEQARAVKIDAASYRLLGSVPTGTSPAHVIVSPDGKRAYVTNGEDGTVTIIDAAALQPLATVKVGAHPHGLRPSPDGRWVLVANTGGNSVSWIDARASRTVAEVPVGQAPAQVAFAPNGKVAYVTLRDENAVARIDVATRKVLGKVRVGPGPIQLTVTPDNRFVLAANQGTPERPGQTLSVIDAAKFSVVADIATGAGAHGVTVDPTGRFAYVTNTYANTLAVVDLATRRTVARVPTGKGPNGVSVSPLAPAPGGVRDLGLRQVEPSTGGEHESHH, encoded by the coding sequence ATGCTGCAAGTTGTTCCGCTGCTGGGGTTATTCCTGGGCGTGTCCGCCGCGACCACCCTGGGCGGAGGAGGGGCGCCGGACGTGCGCGGAAGTGTCTGGGTCGCGGATGAGACGACCGGGAGCCTGACGGTGATCGACGCCGCCACCCGGCGTGTCCAGGCCACCCTGACTGGGGTGCCCTCCCCGCACAACGTTCAGCTCGCCCCAGGTGGCAAGAGCGTTTGGGCCGTGCTCGGCGAGCAGGCGCGGGCGGTCAAGATTGACGCGGCCAGTTACCGGCTGCTGGGCAGCGTTCCGACCGGGACGTCCCCCGCCCACGTCATCGTCAGCCCTGACGGGAAGCGCGCCTACGTCACAAATGGTGAGGACGGCACTGTCACCATTATCGACGCGGCCGCGCTTCAGCCTCTGGCGACCGTGAAGGTGGGCGCGCACCCGCACGGACTGCGCCCCAGCCCGGACGGCCGGTGGGTCCTGGTGGCGAACACCGGCGGGAACAGTGTGAGCTGGATCGACGCCCGGGCGTCCCGCACGGTCGCGGAGGTCCCGGTGGGCCAGGCCCCGGCACAGGTGGCGTTCGCCCCGAACGGCAAGGTGGCGTACGTGACGCTCCGCGACGAGAATGCGGTGGCCAGGATCGACGTCGCCACCCGGAAGGTTCTCGGAAAGGTGCGGGTGGGTCCCGGGCCGATCCAGCTCACCGTGACGCCGGACAACCGCTTCGTCCTGGCGGCCAACCAGGGCACCCCGGAGCGCCCCGGCCAGACCCTGTCGGTCATTGACGCCGCGAAGTTCAGCGTGGTGGCGGACATCGCGACCGGCGCGGGCGCCCACGGCGTGACGGTGGACCCCACCGGGCGCTTCGCGTACGTCACCAACACCTACGCGAACACCCTCGCGGTCGTGGACCTAGCCACGCGCCGCACGGTTGCCCGGGTGCCGACCGGGAAGGGGCCGAACGGGGTGAGCGTCTCGCCCCTCGCGCCAGCCCCGGGGGGCGTCCGTGACCTGGGTCTGCGCCAGGTGGAGCCGAGCACCGGCGGGGAACACGAGAGCCACCACTGA
- a CDS encoding phosphoketolase family protein, translating to MTPRPALSATPPGPSPLSPEELRLLDAYWRAANYLSVGQIYLLDNPLLREPLSLDHVKPRLLGHWGTTPGLNFIYAHLNRLIRAHDLSVLYVAGPGHGGPGLVANTYLEGTYSEVYPEVGQNEAGLRRLFKQFSFPGGIPSHVAPETPGSIHEGGELGYSLAHAYGAAFDHPGLLVACVVGDGEAETGALAASWHANKFLNPARDGAVLPILHLNGYKIANPTVLGRLDGAELEALLTGYGHRPYLVEGDDPAEMHGKMAATLEQVWADITAIQRAAREEGATSRPHWPLIVLRSPKGWTGPREVDGLPVEGTWRSHQVPLAGLFESPDHLRALEAWLRSYRPEELFDDSGRLRPELTALAPRGTRRMGANPVANGGLLLRPLELPDFRLYAVPVPRPGGVTAEATRVLGTFLRDVMAKNPVNFRLFGPDETASNRLDAVYGATTKTWLGPVLPTDEHLSPDGRVMELLSEQVLQGWLEGYLLTGRHGLFSCYEAFIHIVDSMFNQHAKWLKTTNDLPWRRPIASLNYLLTSHVWRQDHNGFSHQDPGFIDHVVNKKADVVRVYLPPDANTLLSVADHCLRSRQYVNVIVAGKQPAPQWLGMDEAARHCAAGVGIWSWASTDAGAEPDVVMACAGDVPTLETLAAVDLLREAFPDLKIRVVNVVDLMTLQPHEEHPHGLTHQEFDRLFTTDRPIIFAYHGYPWLIHRLTYRRTNHPNLHVRGYKEEGTTTTPFDMTVLNDLDRFHLALDVVNRVPRLREVGAHFGQRMRDRLAEHHAYIREHGDDLPEVKNWTWRG from the coding sequence ATGACTCCCCGACCTGCCCTTTCCGCCACCCCGCCTGGCCCGTCGCCCCTGTCCCCCGAGGAACTGCGCCTGCTCGACGCGTACTGGCGCGCCGCGAACTACCTGTCGGTGGGCCAGATCTACCTGCTGGACAACCCGCTGCTGCGGGAACCCCTCAGCCTGGACCACGTCAAGCCCCGGCTCCTGGGCCACTGGGGCACCACACCCGGGCTGAACTTCATCTACGCCCACCTCAACCGGCTGATCCGGGCGCATGACTTGAGCGTGCTGTACGTCGCCGGTCCCGGGCACGGCGGCCCCGGCCTGGTGGCGAACACCTACCTGGAAGGCACCTACAGTGAGGTCTACCCGGAAGTGGGGCAGAACGAGGCGGGCCTGCGGCGGCTGTTCAAGCAGTTCTCCTTCCCCGGCGGTATTCCCAGCCACGTGGCCCCCGAGACGCCCGGCTCCATCCACGAGGGGGGCGAACTGGGTTACAGCCTCGCGCACGCGTATGGGGCCGCCTTCGACCACCCGGGGCTCCTCGTCGCCTGCGTGGTCGGCGACGGCGAGGCGGAGACGGGCGCCCTGGCGGCGAGCTGGCACGCCAACAAGTTCCTGAACCCGGCGCGGGACGGGGCGGTGCTGCCCATCCTGCACCTCAACGGGTACAAGATCGCCAATCCCACCGTGCTGGGCCGCCTGGACGGGGCGGAGCTGGAGGCGCTGCTCACGGGGTATGGGCACCGGCCCTACCTGGTGGAGGGCGACGATCCGGCCGAGATGCACGGCAAGATGGCCGCCACGCTGGAACAGGTCTGGGCCGACATCACGGCGATCCAGCGCGCGGCGCGGGAAGAGGGCGCGACCTCGCGGCCCCACTGGCCGCTGATCGTGCTGCGGAGTCCCAAGGGCTGGACCGGGCCGCGGGAGGTGGACGGCCTCCCCGTGGAGGGAACCTGGCGTTCCCACCAGGTGCCGCTCGCGGGGCTGTTCGAGTCTCCCGATCACCTGCGCGCCCTGGAGGCGTGGCTCCGCAGCTACCGTCCGGAGGAGCTCTTCGACGACAGCGGGCGGCTGCGGCCGGAACTCACGGCCCTCGCGCCACGGGGAACGCGGCGGATGGGGGCCAATCCGGTGGCGAACGGGGGACTGCTGCTGCGGCCCCTGGAGCTGCCCGATTTCCGCCTGTACGCCGTCCCCGTGCCCCGGCCCGGCGGGGTAACCGCCGAGGCGACCCGCGTGCTCGGCACCTTCCTGAGGGACGTGATGGCGAAGAACCCGGTGAACTTCCGGCTGTTCGGGCCGGACGAGACGGCCTCGAACCGTCTGGACGCCGTGTACGGGGCCACCACGAAGACGTGGCTGGGGCCAGTCCTCCCGACCGACGAGCACCTGTCCCCGGACGGGCGGGTCATGGAACTGCTGAGCGAGCAGGTGCTCCAGGGCTGGCTGGAGGGCTACCTGCTGACCGGACGGCACGGGCTGTTCTCGTGCTACGAGGCGTTCATCCACATCGTGGACTCGATGTTCAACCAGCACGCCAAGTGGCTGAAGACCACCAACGACCTCCCCTGGCGTCGACCGATCGCGAGCCTGAACTACCTGCTTACCTCGCACGTGTGGCGGCAGGACCACAACGGCTTCTCGCACCAGGACCCCGGCTTCATCGACCACGTGGTGAACAAGAAGGCGGACGTGGTGCGGGTGTACCTGCCGCCCGACGCGAACACGCTGCTCTCGGTGGCCGACCACTGCCTGCGCAGCCGCCAGTACGTGAACGTGATCGTGGCCGGGAAACAGCCCGCTCCCCAGTGGCTGGGCATGGACGAGGCCGCGCGCCACTGCGCGGCGGGCGTGGGCATCTGGTCCTGGGCGAGCACCGACGCGGGGGCGGAGCCCGACGTGGTGATGGCCTGCGCGGGGGACGTGCCCACCCTGGAGACGCTCGCGGCGGTGGACCTGCTGCGGGAGGCCTTCCCGGACCTGAAGATCCGGGTGGTGAACGTGGTGGACCTGATGACGCTGCAACCCCACGAGGAGCACCCCCACGGCCTCACCCACCAGGAGTTCGACCGCCTCTTCACCACCGACCGCCCCATCATCTTCGCGTATCACGGCTACCCCTGGTTGATCCACCGCCTCACCTACCGCCGCACGAACCACCCCAACCTGCATGTGCGCGGCTACAAGGAGGAGGGGACGACGACCACGCCCTTCGACATGACGGTGCTGAACGACCTCGACCGCTTCCACCTCGCCCTGGACGTGGTGAACCGGGTGCCGCGCCTGCGAGAGGTGGGGGCGCATTTCGGGCAGCGGATGCGCGACCGCCTCGCCGAGCACCACGCGTACATCCGGGAACACGGCGATGACCTGCCCGAGGTAAAGAACTGGACCTGGCGCGGCTGA